A window of Thermoproteus sp. genomic DNA:
GCGAGAGGGTTAAGGTCTTCTTGGGGCTGAGGGTGGAGGCGCTTGAGTACCATAGGTTTAGGGGGAGCCTTAGGATTAGGGGCGTGGTGGTGGAGGCTGAGGGGCTGGAGGGGGTGAAGGGGAGGCGCCACACCTTCGACGTCCTGCCGGGGAGGGAGATAGAGGTGGTGAAGCCCGACTCGTACCCCATGGAGCTGATAGACGAGATCGCGAAGCTCGCCTCGGCCTCTCTGCCCAGGCTCCTCCTAGTCTCTGTCGATGGGGACGAGGCCGCGGTTGCCCACATAACTGCCTTGGGGGTGGAGGTGCTGGGGGTCCTCGAGAACAGGAGGCCTAGGGGCGTCGAGGCGGATTCGGAGGAGGAGGCTCTGGGCCCCTTCTTTAGGGAGGTCGCGAAGGCCGTGGAGCAATATAGGGTTAGGCTCAAGCCGGATAGGGTGGTCCTGGCGGGCCCCCAGCTCTATATAGAGATGGCCTCTTCCTACATTAAGGGCGACTTGGCGCCTCAGTCCTCCGGCGGCCTGGCCGGCGTCTATGAGTTCCAGAGGGGCGAGGGCTTCGAGAGGTATAGGGAGGCGCTGGGCGCCGAGGCGGTGGGCGAGGTCTTGAGGCTCGCCGCAGACAAGCCGGAGCTGGTCGCCGTGGGCCTCGAGGCCGTGAGGGACGCCGCGGCTCAGGGGAGGGTCCGCCTCTTAGTGGTCCTCGACGAGGCGCTTAAGGAGATGGCGGCCGAATGCGCCGAGGTCTTGAGGCTGGTCTACTCTACTAGGGGCGCCATTAGGATAGTGCCTGCCGAGGGGGAGGCTGGGTCCATGTTGAGGGCCATGGGGGGATGCGCCGCGGTGCTCCGCTACTAGCCGGCCGGCAGATGGGCGGGTAACGGAGGTTGCTGGGCTAGCTTCTCCTCCTCCTAAGTGCCCACAGCACGGCCGCCGCTACTACTGCTACCTCTAGGCTTATCACCTGCGCCGTGCTGACGGTCGACGCCCCTGCGCCGCTGGCCGCTGGCGTGAAGCGTACGTAGATGACTATGCTGGCGCCAAGCTCGATAATGCCGTTCGACGGCATCGCCGCGTAGCCGCTGGGCGCGTCGACCTTATATCGATACGTGCCGGGCGGGACGGTGAACGTTATGGAGTTCGCCGTCGAGGACTTCGTGACGCCGTTGAGGGTGACGCCCCACCTGGCGCCGGGGGGCAGGCCGGACTCCACGAATGTGATTGCGTAGATGTGGGAGATCGGTATGACGATAAGCGTGGTGTTCGGCATCTTCGCGCCCGAGCAGGTGTTGGCTCCGGTGAGCGGGAGCAGGTCCTCGCCTGGGGAGGGGGTGCCGAAGCCCGTGCAGGTAATTCCTGTGATGTAAAAGAGGTCCATGCCGTCGGTGAGCCAGAGCGTTCCGTATATAGGGCCGCAGCCCTGGAGCCCGATCGGATAGCCATTGTAGCCGCAGCTGTTCGGCCTGTTGGGGGCGTTTCTGACTGCGGCCACAGAGAGGGGGCGCCCGTTGCGGGTTATAGTGAACTCCACGTTGTCCTCGGTGCTCAGGACGACTACGTATTCGGGCTCGGTGAGCGTGAAGTTTATCTCGCCGTTTGTGGAGACGAAGCCGACGGCGCTCTGTGGCGCCCAGCCGTTGCCACACGAATCGGCGTGGCAGGCCCCGAAGTTGAAGGGGGTGGGGCTTATCAGCAGGTAGATTGTCGTAGAGCGGTTGAAGGCGACCGTGTAGTTTCCGGGCGGTAGCGAGGCGTTGGCGTATGGGCTGTAGCTCCCTATCTCGAAGCCCCAGTAGGTGCCCGCGGGGACTATGCCTACAGGCGCGCCTGTGATCTGCGCGTGGACGTTCGGCGACAGCCTCACCACAGCGAGCACAGCCGCCAAGGCAAACGCAAAAAGGACACGCGCGCCGGGCCTACCCACTACCGGCTTCATGTTCTCGTCTCGAAACGGCGGTATTATAATATATTGATAATCTCGACCGCAATCTCCGGTTGGCCGAGGGGCTCCATAGAGCGTCTGCTGAAAAACTTTTAAATAGGTCCCCCATCATAGTTATGGAGGAGGGCGGGGGGCTGAGGGCCCTTCTTTACGGCTTTAGCGCTTTGGCGATAGCGCTGGGGGTGCTTCTGCTGGCTCTATATCCCCGCGGCGAAAGTAGATACCTGGCGCTCTTGGGGATAGCCATCGGCGCGGCGGCCCCCCTGGCCTATTTCCTAATAGAGCGGAAATAATATTAACTGGTGGCTCTAGGCCTATATGAGGCTGGAGGGCGTCATAGCGGCTACTGTAACTCCCTTCACGAAGGATGGGGTCAACTACGAGGCTCTTAGGGCTCTCCTCGAGGGGCTGGCCTCCGAGGGCTACGGCCTGTTTCCCTCGTCCTCGACGGGCGAGGTGACTAAGTTGACTCCGGAGGAGAGGGTGAGGGTGGCGCGGCTCGCCGTGGAGGTCGGCGACGGGAAGGTGCCCGTGATAGCGGGGACGGGTACTGGCGACCACATAAGTACTATAGAGATGGCGAGGAGGTATAGGGACGTGGGGGTCGACGCGGTGCTTATTACCCCGCCCTATTACGTCCAGGGGGATTGGGCCGGCATATATGCCTTCTACAAGAAGGTGCTCGACGCCGTGGACATGCCGGTGGTCCTCTACACTATCCCTCTGGCGGTGGGCTACAACATACCGGCGGAGGTCTTCGACTTGGTCTCCAGCGAGTACAGCCAAGTGGTGGCGGTTAAGGACAGCTCGGGCGACTTTAGGTACCACATGGAGCTCATATACCTAGTGGGCAGTAGGATCTCTGTCCTCCAGGGCGTCGACATGTTCTTCGTGCCCAGCATAATCGTGGGGGCCCACGGCGGGGTCTTAGGCGGCCCCAACTTCTTGGGTCCCCTCCAGTTGGAGCTCTACAAGATGGTCAAGGAGGGGAGGGTCGCCGAGGCCGTGGAGATCCATAAGAGGCTTATGGAGCTCTGGCGCTTCATGGGGGGATGCGGGCTTACGGGCAAGCTGGGCGGTAAGTGGCCTACGCTCTACAAGGTGGCCACCCAGATAGTGAGGGGGATAGACATGGGGCCGCCTCGCGAGCCTCTGCCGCCTGTGGACGATAAGGACAGGGAGGAGCTTAGGAAGATATTGGAGAAACTGGCGCCCTACATAAAGGCGCGTCCGCTGGAGGCGCGCGGGCGGTAGCGCCATCTTTATATATCTTCTATATAGCCGCCTCGTGGAGCTCGTAGTTGTATCTGTCCTGGGCGCCGATAGGGTGGGCATCGTGGCGGGGATAGCCGGCGCTTTGGCTAAACACAACGCGAATATAGTCGATATAGCCCAGACGGTGGTGCGCGATATCTTCTCTATGATCATGATTGTGGACATCTCTAAGGCCGATGTGGACATCGCGGGCCTTAGGGCAGAGCTGGAGGAGGTGGGC
This region includes:
- a CDS encoding mRNA surveillance protein Pelota, encoding MRLSADRRRRTVQVLPEREEDLYFVYLLVDRGDLVRGWTVRDYRPEGAKESERVKVFLGLRVEALEYHRFRGSLRIRGVVVEAEGLEGVKGRRHTFDVLPGREIEVVKPDSYPMELIDEIAKLASASLPRLLLVSVDGDEAAVAHITALGVEVLGVLENRRPRGVEADSEEEALGPFFREVAKAVEQYRVRLKPDRVVLAGPQLYIEMASSYIKGDLAPQSSGGLAGVYEFQRGEGFERYREALGAEAVGEVLRLAADKPELVAVGLEAVRDAAAQGRVRLLVVLDEALKEMAAECAEVLRLVYSTRGAIRIVPAEGEAGSMLRAMGGCAAVLRY
- a CDS encoding dihydrodipicolinate synthase family protein, with the translated sequence MRLEGVIAATVTPFTKDGVNYEALRALLEGLASEGYGLFPSSSTGEVTKLTPEERVRVARLAVEVGDGKVPVIAGTGTGDHISTIEMARRYRDVGVDAVLITPPYYVQGDWAGIYAFYKKVLDAVDMPVVLYTIPLAVGYNIPAEVFDLVSSEYSQVVAVKDSSGDFRYHMELIYLVGSRISVLQGVDMFFVPSIIVGAHGGVLGGPNFLGPLQLELYKMVKEGRVAEAVEIHKRLMELWRFMGGCGLTGKLGGKWPTLYKVATQIVRGIDMGPPREPLPPVDDKDREELRKILEKLAPYIKARPLEARGR
- a CDS encoding ACT domain-containing protein, which encodes MELVVVSVLGADRVGIVAGIAGALAKHNANIVDIAQTVVRDIFSMIMIVDISKADVDIAGLRAELEEVGRRLGVMVAVHHIDVFRYMQRI